In the genome of Rhodoplanes sp. Z2-YC6860, one region contains:
- the mobB gene encoding molybdopterin-guanine dinucleotide biosynthesis protein B — translation MRIIGLAGWSGSGKTTLITKVLPRLIARGQRVSTLKHAHHGFDLDQPGKDSFMHRSAGATEVVISSAKRFAVLHELRDEPEWDLADLLGKFASVDLVLVEGFKRDAFPKLEIHRAANGKPLIHPDDPHIVAIASDTPLPQANVPVIDLDDIETIADMLLRHAAPLQSAVAAMRGA, via the coding sequence ATGCGCATCATCGGACTCGCCGGCTGGAGCGGCTCGGGCAAGACCACGCTGATCACCAAGGTGTTACCGCGCCTGATCGCGCGCGGTCAGCGCGTGTCGACGCTGAAGCACGCGCATCACGGGTTCGACCTCGATCAGCCGGGCAAGGATTCGTTCATGCACCGCAGCGCGGGCGCAACCGAAGTTGTGATCAGCTCGGCGAAGCGCTTTGCGGTGCTGCACGAGTTGCGTGACGAACCGGAATGGGACCTCGCCGATCTTTTGGGCAAGTTTGCATCGGTCGATCTGGTGCTGGTCGAAGGCTTCAAACGCGACGCATTTCCCAAGCTTGAGATTCACCGCGCGGCCAACGGCAAGCCGCTCATCCATCCGGATGATCCGCATATCGTCGCCATCGCCTCGGATACGCCATTGCCGCAGGCCAATGTGCCGGTGATCGATCTCGACGACATCGAGACGATTGCCGATATGCTGCTGCGGCACGCTGCGCCCCTGCAGAGTGCGGTGGCCGCCATGCGAGGTGCGTGA
- a CDS encoding PepSY domain-containing protein, with product MKTLFGALLGFGLSLALIGPSPALADGFTNCTKAAKASWKPASEAEAAAKAAGYEVRRSKIEGSCYEVYGVKDGKLFELFYSPEDLTLKHTKAK from the coding sequence ATGAAAACGCTGTTCGGTGCGTTGCTGGGCTTCGGCCTGTCGCTCGCGCTGATCGGGCCGTCGCCGGCATTGGCCGACGGCTTCACGAATTGCACGAAGGCCGCGAAGGCTTCCTGGAAGCCGGCCAGCGAAGCCGAGGCTGCGGCCAAGGCCGCGGGCTACGAGGTGCGTCGCTCGAAGATCGAAGGCTCCTGCTACGAAGTTTATGGCGTGAAAGACGGCAAGCTGTTCGAGCTGTTCTACAGCCCGGAGGATCTCACGCTGAAACACACCAAGGCCAAGTGA
- a CDS encoding cytochrome b/b6 domain-containing protein, whose amino-acid sequence MNSLDKNPPAQSFAPAVVVWDWPLRLIHWTLAASTLIAWFTANIFDTVHEIAGYTVIVLLVLRMVWAFAGNRYARLHGAIRPLRITLQYLRQLTRGETGRYLGLNPAGAAMAVVLILSLAVSSISGWMQITERYFGDEWVERVHTWSSNLVLGLAIVHVLGVLLVCGLQKENLVRAMITGKKRPR is encoded by the coding sequence TTGAACAGCTTGGACAAAAACCCGCCGGCGCAAAGCTTCGCGCCGGCGGTCGTGGTTTGGGATTGGCCGTTGCGGCTGATCCATTGGACGCTCGCGGCGTCGACGCTGATTGCCTGGTTCACCGCCAACATTTTCGACACGGTTCACGAGATCGCCGGCTACACGGTGATCGTTCTGCTCGTGCTTCGTATGGTCTGGGCTTTCGCGGGCAATCGTTACGCGCGGTTGCATGGTGCGATCCGGCCGCTGCGGATCACGTTGCAATATTTGCGGCAACTGACGCGTGGCGAGACCGGACGCTATCTCGGATTGAATCCGGCCGGCGCCGCCATGGCCGTTGTGCTCATCCTGTCGCTCGCCGTGTCGTCGATCAGCGGCTGGATGCAAATCACGGAACGGTATTTCGGAGACGAGTGGGTCGAGCGCGTGCACACCTGGTCGTCGAACCTGGTACTGGGCCTCGCGATCGTTCACGTGCTCGGCGTGCTGCTGGTGTGCGGGCTTCAGAAAGAGAATCTGGTGCGCGCGATGA